The genomic region AGATAACTTTGCTACAAGAAAAAGGAAAGCTATACCTTGCCCCTGAAACTATACAGAACTTAAAGCGCGTATTGCAAACCGCCGACTTAGTGAAGTTTGCCAAGAGTAAGCCCTCAGACAATAATGCTGAGTACGACCGTGAGACTATCGAAAACGTAGTGATAAAGACTAAGGAGGCGATACCAGTGGTGTCACCTTCAGGAGCTACAGTACAGCAACAGTCGTTCTTAGAACTTTTGGCTGAGCAGAAGCGCAAATATAGAAAGCGCGCTAAGAAAGTGGTTATCATTGTGTGCTCGGTGATGCTATTGCTTGGAGTGGGTGCTGCGGTAGTGGGTTATTACTATGCTAATCAGCTTATTGGCACTCAGCTTTTGGAACTCAATGCACGCAAATGGGTAACGAGCGATTACGGCTATCCTGTCACACAGCTCAGCACTCCAGAGGTGCTTACACGTAGGCAGATAGGCAATGGCAACCTATTGGGCGCTGATGTAGATAAAGAGTATTGCTTTGACTTTGGTAGTATCAATTCTGAGTTGTACATAATGACTGATGTAATCACCTTTAAAGCGCAAGGTGATGATAAGCCTCTGAACCTTAATCCGCAACAGGTAAATGAGTTGTTGCTTTCACAATTAGACAAAGCAGGGGCTAAGAACATCACAACACTTCAAGAGGAAGTAACCCTACCGAGTGGTGCAAAAGGCATCAGAGTGTACGGTAAAATGCAGGTGCTTGATGAGAAGACAAAGCAGCCTTTTGAGGCAGGTTATGAGTCGCTTAGTTTTGCTGAAAACGGGGCTTTACAGCAGTTGCTCATCACGTATATTGATAAACCAGCAGCACAGCCTATTGTGCAACGAGTAATAGGGTCGATAGTGTTTAAAACAGAGTAAAGTAAAGAGCGTATGTTTAAAGATATA from Capnocytophaga haemolytica harbors:
- a CDS encoding BatD family protein; the encoded protein is MKRALLYAFVGLASTLSAQEVKVEANPKDIKIGEQVQYKISVKGTPEDRVVFPDGQTFSPLEMVRTEPTDTLKDKGTYRLVKTYYLTQFDEGQYTIPPQRVVVNSKDFITDSIRVAVRNIAIDTLQRPLYDIKPIAEVGRPARSLWWLWVLGGAAIGAIVGGLLYIFVFRKKKLSDVFKKKQLPPFERAIQDLRELQQSRYLMESQHKEYYSRLTDIVKEYLEDEVHILAKESTTDELLAKITLLQEKGKLYLAPETIQNLKRVLQTADLVKFAKSKPSDNNAEYDRETIENVVIKTKEAIPVVSPSGATVQQQSFLELLAEQKRKYRKRAKKVVIIVCSVMLLLGVGAAVVGYYYANQLIGTQLLELNARKWVTSDYGYPVTQLSTPEVLTRRQIGNGNLLGADVDKEYCFDFGSINSELYIMTDVITFKAQGDDKPLNLNPQQVNELLLSQLDKAGAKNITTLQEEVTLPSGAKGIRVYGKMQVLDEKTKQPFEAGYESLSFAENGALQQLLITYIDKPAAQPIVQRVIGSIVFKTE